One window of the Thiohalophilus sp. genome contains the following:
- a CDS encoding PfkB family carbohydrate kinase encodes MSRILCTGIATLDIINQVDHYPAEDEELRATAQFVRHGGNAANSACVMSQFNHQVELLTTLGEDAAGQRICRDLQHYGVNTRRIVTLAQGRTPTSYITLNQGTGSRTIVHYRDLPELRPGDFPLREVERYDWFHFEGRNIESLKTILAQLAAQRIDQPVSIEIEKPRPGIEQLYPYADILLFSRAFARAHDYTCADALFDDLRRHDISAILICAWGDEGAFACDAQGNRYHAPASVPIRVIDTLGAGDTFNAGMILALLEGRPLDSALSTACELAGRKVGQNGLADLNSSEGE; translated from the coding sequence ATGAGTCGCATACTCTGCACCGGCATCGCCACGCTCGACATCATCAATCAGGTCGACCACTATCCGGCCGAGGACGAGGAATTGCGTGCCACGGCGCAGTTCGTCCGCCACGGCGGCAACGCCGCCAACAGCGCCTGCGTCATGAGCCAGTTCAATCATCAGGTCGAACTGCTGACGACGCTGGGAGAGGATGCCGCCGGGCAGAGGATTTGCCGGGATCTGCAACATTACGGGGTAAACACCCGGCGGATCGTCACCCTTGCGCAGGGACGGACCCCCACCTCCTATATCACCCTCAACCAGGGCACCGGATCGCGCACCATTGTTCACTACCGGGATCTGCCCGAGTTGCGCCCCGGGGATTTTCCCCTGCGGGAGGTGGAGCGTTATGACTGGTTTCATTTTGAAGGGCGCAACATCGAAAGCCTGAAGACGATCCTGGCACAGCTTGCGGCGCAACGGATCGATCAGCCGGTGTCGATTGAAATCGAAAAACCCCGTCCCGGCATCGAACAGCTATACCCCTACGCGGATATTCTGCTGTTTTCCCGCGCATTTGCCCGGGCCCATGACTATACTTGCGCGGATGCGCTGTTCGACGATCTGCGCCGGCACGATATCAGTGCGATCCTGATCTGTGCCTGGGGCGACGAGGGGGCTTTCGCCTGTGATGCACAGGGAAACCGTTATCATGCGCCGGCTTCGGTCCCGATCCGGGTGATCGATACCCTGGGAGCCGGCGACACCTTCAATGCCGGCATGATTCTGGCACTGCTGGAAGGTCGCCCGCTCGACAGCGCATTGAGCACGGCCTG